Proteins encoded together in one Kutzneria kofuensis window:
- a CDS encoding GntR family transcriptional regulator: MADRRLVMLVDGEPITAARVNPTIQNLSTDPADPAQHRAGEPVRAGIPEDGRVPRYYAVKTQLLELTGKLGEGAALPSERELAERFGVARMTLRQAVSELVLEGKLQRRHGSGTYVMPPKLVQPLSLVSLSEGIRRQGATPSRKLVTLEHLPADPTLAADLHIEPGDLVLHIERTVEATGQNVGLESTYLAAARFPSLLDVFDPATSLHSCLANRLGVVFAEAEERVETVLATPREAKLIGTNPALPMLLLHRRSLDPDGVPIERVRSLFRGDRFSFSTRLRPED; the protein is encoded by the coding sequence ATGGCCGACCGCCGCCTGGTGATGCTCGTCGACGGTGAGCCGATCACGGCGGCCCGCGTCAACCCGACCATCCAGAACCTGTCCACCGACCCCGCCGACCCGGCCCAGCACCGCGCCGGCGAGCCGGTCCGCGCCGGCATCCCCGAGGACGGCCGGGTGCCGCGCTACTACGCGGTGAAGACGCAGTTGCTGGAGCTGACCGGCAAGCTCGGCGAGGGCGCGGCGCTGCCGTCCGAGCGGGAGCTGGCCGAGCGCTTCGGCGTGGCCCGCATGACGCTGCGCCAGGCCGTCTCCGAGCTGGTGCTGGAGGGCAAGCTGCAGCGCCGCCACGGCAGCGGCACCTACGTGATGCCGCCCAAGCTGGTGCAGCCGCTGTCGCTGGTCAGCCTCTCCGAGGGGATCCGCCGGCAGGGCGCGACGCCCAGCCGCAAGCTCGTCACGCTCGAACACCTCCCCGCCGACCCGACGCTGGCCGCCGACCTGCACATCGAGCCGGGCGACCTGGTGCTGCACATCGAGCGCACGGTCGAGGCCACCGGACAGAACGTCGGTCTGGAGTCCACCTATCTCGCCGCCGCGCGGTTCCCGTCGCTGCTGGACGTCTTCGACCCGGCCACCTCGCTGCACAGCTGCCTGGCCAACCGCCTCGGCGTGGTGTTCGCCGAGGCCGAGGAGCGGGTGGAGACGGTGCTGGCGACGCCCCGGGAGGCGAAGCTGATCGGCACCAACCCGGCGCTGCCGATGCTGCTGCTGCACCGCCGGTCCCTCGACCCGGACGGGGTGCCGATCGAGCGCGTGCGGTCGCTGTTCCGCGGCGACCGGTTCAGCTTCAGCACCCGGTTGCGGCCCGAGGACTGA
- a CDS encoding ATP-binding protein: MGPTAATETFVGRHADVALLGRLLREVVAGRGQSVLVEGDPGIGKSALLAAGLRTARDLGCEVFWAAADELGQPFPLRAVLDCLDVVGRAEDPWRADIIRLLRQEHSPGVTGTGDPVLGAAEQLLALVDRACEAKPVLMVLDDLQWADTNSLHVWHRLTRATEQLPLLLVGAYRPVPRRTELDQLRRSSSARGGVQLALRPLAADEVAELIAVRTGGREVGPELARLAERAAGNPGYLTELVDALLREHAIRVSGRVTELAGRAVGWSAPASLAAAIADRLGFLSDETTEALRAASLLGAEFAVHDLAVVSRKPASELALLLAEAVGAGVITEAGNHLAFRYPLIRQALYDGTPVAVRTALHREAARALADSGAPTSQVAEQLLPAAGSEDEWFLDWLAGAASILTHRAPQTAIELLRRAIDQVGSDDPRRDVFASWLATSLAGMGRNADAAQQARQVLSRTTDPDRVAEMSWVLAYTSLRTGRSAEALEVLAQGLAADLAPGWRARLLSLTALVQAVDLDTATALTTASEAIGAGQAAPDRFAVGMGLHVMSLDRSFVGDERGNRALIDQALTVLGDDREHLDLRLLLLCNRIVADVNLDETDGIDERITLVRGLAEQAGAARFTQVHVMMAAHYFLLGRWDDALSELESIPELSEGRYSFLTLHGLLALIAGHRDDRTTAAVHLKAVRTEPLAIADDRRNAGYVLLARALACERDGLPGQAVAELAPVLLSPGTALEMNVRYMCLPELTRLALAAGDRETALSATQQCQAEADEAPMRVKDAAAARCQGLLERDPQRLLTAAEHYRSAGRRLELAHALEDASVLFGEANDLVRARSSLAEAIEVYTELRADWDIRRADARTRPYGVRRGQRGRRARPTTGWESLTPTELRVAHLVAQGRSNPDIAAALFLSRRTVQTHVSHILVKLAAHSRSEIAREAAHHPVSTVD, from the coding sequence ATGGGCCCAACCGCGGCGACGGAGACCTTCGTGGGAAGGCACGCCGACGTCGCCCTGCTCGGTCGGCTGCTGCGGGAGGTCGTTGCCGGGCGTGGCCAGTCCGTGCTGGTCGAGGGCGACCCGGGCATCGGCAAGTCGGCGCTGCTCGCCGCCGGCCTGCGCACCGCCCGCGACCTGGGCTGCGAGGTGTTCTGGGCGGCCGCCGACGAGCTCGGCCAGCCGTTCCCGCTGCGCGCCGTGCTGGACTGTCTCGACGTGGTCGGCCGGGCCGAGGACCCGTGGCGGGCCGACATCATCCGGCTGCTGCGCCAGGAGCACTCCCCCGGCGTCACCGGCACCGGCGACCCCGTGCTCGGGGCGGCCGAGCAGCTGCTGGCCCTGGTCGACCGGGCGTGCGAGGCCAAACCCGTGCTGATGGTGCTCGACGACCTGCAGTGGGCCGACACCAACAGCCTGCACGTCTGGCACCGGCTGACCCGGGCCACCGAGCAGCTTCCTTTACTCCTGGTCGGCGCGTACCGGCCGGTGCCGCGGCGCACCGAGCTGGACCAGCTGCGGCGGAGCTCCTCCGCCCGCGGCGGCGTGCAGCTGGCGCTGCGACCGCTGGCCGCCGACGAGGTGGCCGAGTTGATCGCCGTGCGCACCGGTGGCCGTGAGGTCGGGCCGGAGCTGGCCCGGCTGGCCGAGCGGGCCGCCGGCAACCCGGGCTACCTGACCGAGCTGGTCGACGCCCTGCTGCGCGAGCACGCCATCCGCGTCAGCGGCCGGGTCACCGAGCTGGCCGGCCGGGCCGTCGGCTGGAGCGCGCCGGCGTCGCTGGCCGCCGCGATCGCCGACCGGCTGGGCTTCCTGTCCGACGAGACGACGGAGGCGCTGCGGGCGGCGTCCCTGCTCGGCGCCGAGTTCGCCGTGCACGACCTGGCCGTGGTGTCCCGCAAGCCGGCGTCCGAGCTGGCCCTGCTGCTGGCCGAGGCCGTCGGCGCCGGCGTGATCACCGAGGCCGGCAACCACCTCGCCTTCCGGTACCCGCTGATCAGGCAGGCGTTGTACGACGGCACTCCCGTCGCCGTGCGGACCGCGCTGCACCGGGAGGCCGCGCGGGCCCTGGCCGACTCCGGCGCGCCGACCTCGCAGGTCGCCGAGCAGCTGCTGCCGGCCGCCGGCAGCGAGGACGAGTGGTTCCTCGACTGGCTGGCCGGCGCCGCGTCGATCCTGACGCACCGGGCCCCGCAGACCGCGATCGAGTTGCTGCGGCGGGCCATCGACCAGGTCGGGTCCGACGATCCGCGGCGGGACGTGTTCGCCAGCTGGCTCGCCACGTCGCTGGCCGGCATGGGCCGCAACGCCGACGCCGCCCAGCAGGCCCGCCAGGTGCTGAGCCGGACCACCGACCCGGATCGGGTCGCCGAGATGAGCTGGGTGCTGGCGTACACCTCGCTGCGTACCGGCCGTTCCGCCGAGGCGTTGGAGGTGCTGGCCCAGGGCCTCGCCGCCGATCTCGCACCCGGCTGGCGGGCTCGGCTGCTGTCGTTGACGGCGTTGGTGCAGGCCGTGGACCTGGACACCGCCACCGCGTTGACCACCGCCAGCGAGGCGATCGGGGCCGGGCAGGCCGCGCCGGACCGGTTCGCCGTCGGCATGGGCCTGCACGTGATGTCCCTGGACCGCAGTTTCGTCGGCGACGAGCGCGGCAACCGGGCGCTGATCGATCAGGCGCTGACCGTGCTCGGCGACGACCGTGAGCATCTGGACCTGCGGCTGCTGCTGTTGTGCAACCGGATCGTCGCCGACGTCAACCTGGACGAGACCGACGGCATCGACGAGCGGATCACGCTCGTCCGGGGGCTGGCCGAGCAGGCCGGCGCCGCCCGGTTCACGCAGGTGCACGTCATGATGGCCGCGCACTACTTCCTGCTGGGCCGGTGGGACGACGCGCTGAGCGAGCTGGAGTCGATTCCCGAGCTGAGCGAGGGACGGTATTCGTTCCTCACCCTGCACGGGCTGTTGGCCCTGATCGCCGGACATCGCGATGACCGCACCACTGCCGCCGTGCATCTGAAGGCCGTTCGGACCGAGCCGCTGGCCATCGCCGACGACCGGCGCAATGCCGGTTATGTGTTGTTGGCCCGGGCTTTGGCGTGCGAACGGGACGGTCTGCCCGGTCAGGCCGTCGCCGAGCTGGCGCCGGTGCTGCTCAGTCCCGGAACCGCGCTGGAGATGAACGTCAGATATATGTGTCTCCCCGAGCTCACCCGCCTGGCCCTGGCCGCCGGCGACCGGGAGACCGCGTTGTCCGCCACGCAGCAGTGCCAGGCCGAGGCCGACGAGGCGCCGATGCGGGTGAAGGATGCCGCCGCCGCCCGGTGCCAGGGTTTGCTGGAACGGGATCCGCAGCGGTTGCTCACCGCCGCCGAGCACTACCGTTCCGCCGGTCGTCGTCTGGAGTTGGCCCACGCCTTGGAGGACGCCTCCGTGCTTTTCGGCGAGGCCAATGATCTGGTGCGGGCCCGTTCGTCGCTGGCGGAGGCCATCGAGGTCTACACCGAGTTGCGCGCCGACTGGGACATTCGCCGCGCCGATGCCCGTACGCGTCCCTACGGCGTTCGCCGTGGGCAACGCGGCCGGCGCGCTCGTCCCACCACCGGCTGGGAGAGCCTCACCCCCACCGAGCTTCGTGTCGCTCACCTGGTCGCCCAGGGCCGGTCCAACCCCGACATCGCCGCGGCCCTGTTCCTGTCGCGCCGAACCGTGCAGACCCACGTTTCGCACATCCTGGTCAAGCTCGCCGCCCACTCCCGCAGCGAGATCGCTCGCGAGGCCGCGCACCACCCCGTGTCCACCGTGGACTAG
- a CDS encoding phosphotransferase family protein, whose translation MDDLLEIADALLPGVRLDSASVAADGNIHDVLLIPGVAAVRVSKRALAAATMPRHVEVLHLLASSDLPFQIPEPLTPVTMFGDRAAVAVSWIDGSPLPPGVGSVEQIASVLEAVRSVELTPSLLRALDGRPSGRHWSAIVLEDVVPRLPARWQSEALRRLDAALALDPVPDSLVHGDLGGSNVLWSPSGQLVGVLDWDMAMPFDPAIDAALMAWHGWDTVRRAVSSDTYHRARTWDALFGVGHLVATLNGRPMTSPDGFVRAVVPWLEQNA comes from the coding sequence GTGGACGACCTCCTGGAGATCGCCGACGCCCTGCTGCCCGGCGTCCGCCTCGACTCCGCCTCCGTGGCTGCCGACGGCAATATCCATGACGTGTTGCTGATCCCCGGCGTCGCCGCCGTCCGGGTCAGCAAACGTGCCCTCGCCGCTGCCACCATGCCTCGTCACGTCGAGGTCCTGCACCTGCTCGCCTCTTCCGACCTCCCTTTCCAGATTCCCGAGCCGCTGACCCCCGTCACCATGTTCGGCGACCGCGCCGCCGTGGCGGTCTCGTGGATCGACGGCTCGCCCCTTCCACCAGGCGTCGGTTCCGTGGAGCAGATCGCCTCCGTCCTGGAAGCCGTCCGCTCCGTTGAGTTGACTCCTTCCCTGCTTCGCGCCTTGGACGGCCGCCCTTCCGGCCGTCACTGGTCCGCGATCGTCTTGGAGGACGTGGTCCCTCGCCTTCCGGCCCGTTGGCAGTCCGAGGCGCTGCGCCGCCTGGACGCCGCCCTCGCCCTGGATCCCGTGCCGGATTCCTTGGTACATGGCGACCTTGGCGGCTCCAACGTCCTCTGGTCCCCTTCCGGCCAACTCGTCGGTGTTCTCGACTGGGACATGGCCATGCCCTTCGACCCCGCCATCGACGCCGCGCTGATGGCCTGGCACGGCTGGGACACCGTTCGCCGAGCCGTTTCGTCCGACACCTACCACCGCGCCCGCACCTGGGACGCCCTGTTCGGCGTCGGCCACCTCGTAGCCACCTTGAACGGCCGCCCCATGACCAGCCCCGACGGCTTCGTGCGGGCGGTAGTCCCGTGGCTGGAACAAAACGCCTGA